Proteins encoded by one window of Myxocyprinus asiaticus isolate MX2 ecotype Aquarium Trade chromosome 35, UBuf_Myxa_2, whole genome shotgun sequence:
- the LOC127426364 gene encoding importin-9 isoform X2, which produces MAGMGASGPGPVSTFDQVDKGLKETLIDALNAILSPVQEVRAAAEERIKVLEVTEEFGVHLAELTVDPHGALAIRQLASVILKQYVETHWCAQSEKYRPPETTEWAKAAIRELLPSGLREAISKVRSSVAYALSAIAHWDWPEAWPGLFKLLMDMLASGDVNAVHGAMRVLTEFTREVTDVQMPDVAPVILPQMYKIFTMAEVYSIRTRSRAVEIFTTCANLICAIDEVAKGAANTLIFPVVQQFTEAFIQALQIPDGPASDSGLKMEVLKAVTALVKNFPKPMVSSMQQILPIVWNTLTESASFYVRTEVNYTEEVDDPVDSDGEVLGFENLVFSIFEFVHTLLENKKFKSTVKKALPELIYYIILYMQITEDQIKVWTANPQQFVEDEDDDTFSYSVRISSQDLLLAVAAEFQNESAAALSAAATRHLQEAEQAKNTGSEHWWKVHEACMLALGSVKTIITENVKNGRVQFDMHGFLANVILADLNLPASPFLLGRALWAASRFTATMSPELIQQFLQATVSGLHESQPPSVRISAVRAIWGYCDQLKLSESTHVLQPFLPSILEGLVQLAAQFSSEVLTLVMETLCIVCTVDPAFTMSAENKICPLTIAIFLKYSNDPVVASLAQDIFKELAQIEACQGPMQMRLIPTLASIMQAPPDKIPSGLCATSIDILTTVVRNTKPPLSDMLVCQAFPAVAQCTLRTDDNTTMQNGGECLRAYVSVALEQIAQWQDDHGHSGLWYVMQVVSQLLDPRTSEFTAAFVGRLVSTLITRAGTQLADQLDQILRAILSKMQQAETLSVMQSLIMVFAHLVHSQLEPLLEFLCSLPGPTGKPALEFVMAEWMSRQHLFYGQYEGKVSAVALCKLLQHGLNTNDKRLQDIVVKGDEIFNTDEGICTRSKSAKNPQRWTNIPLLVKIFKLIVNELSSVVEANANRANPADWSQDSGGMWDDVVEDEDDDDEEDEGLAGQLLSDLIASNKYDDDYYEDDDEEDPDALKDPIYQIDLQAYLTDFLTQFAQQPCYSMFSSHLNEVERRALQSIGI; this is translated from the exons ATGGCGGGTATGGGCGCCTCGGGTCCCGGCCCGGTTTCGACTTTCGACCAGGTGGATAAAGGACTGAAGGAGACGCTCATAGACGCGTTGAACGCCATCCTGTCACCGGTGCAAGAAGTGCGCGCTGCAGCGGAGGAGCGTATCAAAGTGCTGGAAGTGACGGAGG AGTTTGGAGTTCACCTTGCAGAGCTTACTGTTGATCCACATGGAGCACTCGCTATACGCCAA CTGGCCTCTGTCATTCTGAAGCAGTATGTGGAGACCCACTGGTGTGCCCAGTCTGAAAAATACAGGCCCCCTGAGACTACTGAATGG GCCAAAGCTGCGATTCGTGAGCTGCTTCCAAGCGGCCTGCGGGAGGCCATCAGTAAGGTGCGCTCCAGTGTGGCCTACGCCTTATCTGCTATAGCACACTGGGACTGGCCTGAGGCTTGGCCTGGGCTTTTTAAGCTTCTTATGGACATGCTGGCCAGTGGGGATGTTAATGCTGTACATGGCGCCATGAGGGTCCTTACAG AGTTTACCCGAGAGGTGACGGATGTACAGATGCCAGATGTTGCACCTGTCATTTTGCCTCAAATGTACAAGATTTTTACCATGGCAGag GTTTATAGCATTCGCACCCGATCCAGAGCAGTTGAAATCTTTACCACTTGTGCCAATCTCATTTGTGCTATTGATGAAGTAGCAAAG GGTGCTGCGAATACTCTGATCTTCCCGGTTGTGCAACAGTTCACCGAGGCCTTCATACAGGCCCTGCAGATTCCAGATGGACCCGCTTCGGATAGTGGCCTGAAGATGGAAGTGCTGAAG GCAGTGACGGCTCTGGTGAAGAACTTCCCCAAACCAATGGTGTCCTCTATGCAACAGATTCTGCCTATTGTTTGGAATACGTTGACAGAGAGCGCCTCTTT TTATGTGAGAACTGAAGTCAACTACACAGAAGAAGTAGATGATCCAGTTGACTCGGACG GTGAGGTTCTTGGCTTTGAGAACCTGGTGTTTAGCATCTTTGAGTTTGTCCACACACTGCTGGAGAACAAGAAGTTCAAGAGCACGGTGAAGAAAGCTCTACCAGAGCTCATTTATTACATCATCCTCTACATGCAAATTACAGAGGATCAG ATCAAAGTTTGGACAGCCAATCCTCAGCAGTTTGTtgaggatgaggatgatgatACTTTCTCTTATTCGGTTCGGATATCATCACAGGATCTGTTGCTG GCTGTTGCTGCAGAATTTCAGAACGAGAGTGCTGCGGCTTTATCAGCTGCCGCAACACGGCACCTCCAGGAGGCAGAGCAAGCCAAGAACACAGGCAGTGAACACTG GTGGAAGGTTCATGAGGCTTGTATGCTGGCCCTGGGCTCGGTCAAGACCATCATCACGGAGAATGTAAAGAATGGTCGTGTGCAGTTCGATATGCATGGTTTCCTTGCCAATGTCATCCTTGCTGACCTCAACTTACCAG CCTCACCATTCCTGTTGGGTCGGGCCTTATGGGCAGCCAGTCGATTCACTGCAACAATGTCCCCTGAGCTCATTCAGCAGTTCTTACAGGCTACTGTAAGCGGTCTGCATGAGAGCCAGCCACCCTCTGTTCGCATCTCTGCTGTGAGAGCTATTTgggg GTACTGTGATCAACTGAAGCTGTCTGAGAGTACCCACGTACTGCAGCCTTTCCTTCCAAGTATCCTGGAAGGGTTGGTGCAGCTTGCAGCTCAGTTCAGCTCTGAAGTTCTCACTTTAGTCATGGAGACCCTCTGTATTGTTTGCACAGTGGATCCAGCTTTCACTATGAGTGCCGAGAACAAGATCTGCCCTCTCACCATTGCCATCTTCCTTAAGTACAGTAATG ATCCTGTCGTAGCATCTTTAGCACAGGACATCTTCAAGGAGCTTGCCCAGATCGAAGCATGCCAAGGACCCATGCAAATGCGCCTCATTCCTACTCTTGCTAGTATTATGCAGGCACCACCTGATAAAATCCCATCTGGCCTTTGTGCT ACATCCATAGATATCCTAACTACAGTTGTTCGAAACACCAAACCCCCGCTGTCTGACATGCTTGTGTGCCAAGCTTTTCCTGCAGTGGCCCAGTGCACCCTACGTACAGATGACAACACCACAATGCAG AACGGCGGTGAATGCTTGAGGGCCTACGTTTCCGTGGCGCTGGAGCAGATTGCCCAGTGGCAGGATGATCATGGCCATAGTGGGCTCTGGTATGTCATGCAGGTTGTGAGTCAACTCCTTGACCCCCGCACATCTGAGTTCACGGCTGCTTTTGTAGGTCGCCTGGTGTCCACTCTCATCACCCGGGCAGGCACGCAGTTAGCCGACCAGTTGGACCAAATACTGCGTGCCATTCTCAGCAAAATGCAGCAGGCCGAGACCCTCAGTGTGATGCAG TCTCTGATCATGGTTTTCGCCCACCTGGTCCATTCCCAATTGGAGCCACTGCTGGAATTTCTTTGCAGTCTCCCAGGTCCCACAGGAAAACCTGCACTGGAATTTGTCATGGCTGAGTGGATGAGTCGCCAGCATCTGTTCTATGGCCAGTATGAAGGCAAAGTCAG TGCTGTTGCTTTGTGTAAACTACTCCAACACGGTCTCAATACAAATGACAAGCGACTCCAAGATATAGTCGTCAAAGGAGATGAAATTTTTAACACTGATGAGGGCATTTGCACACGTTCCAAATCAGCCAAGA ACCCGCAGCGGTGGACCAACATTCCTTTGCTGGTGAAGATCTTTAAACTCATTGTCAATGAACTATCTTCCGTAGTGGAGGCTAATGCAAATAGAGCAAATCCAGCAGACTGGAGCCAAG ATTCTGGGGGAATGTGGGATGATGTGGTAgaggatgaggatgatgatgatgaggaagatGAAGGGCTAGCAGGACAGCTTCTGTCTGATCTCATCGCCTCCAACAAATACG ATGATGATTATTATGAGGATGACGATGAAGAAGATCCAGATGCCCTAAAAGATCCCATATATCAAATTGATCTTCAG GCTTATCTGACCGATTTCCTAACCCAGTTTGCCCAGCAGCCTTGCTATAGCATGTTTTCAAGCCACTTGAATGAAGTAGAGAGAAGAGCCTTGCAGTCCATTGGTATTTGA
- the LOC127426364 gene encoding importin-9 isoform X1 encodes MAGMGASGPGPVSTFDQVDKGLKETLIDALNAILSPVQEVRAAAEERIKVLEVTEEFGVHLAELTVDPHGALAIRQLASVILKQYVETHWCAQSEKYRPPETTEWAKAAIRELLPSGLREAISKVRSSVAYALSAIAHWDWPEAWPGLFKLLMDMLASGDVNAVHGAMRVLTEFTREVTDVQMPDVAPVILPQMYKIFTMAEVYSIRTRSRAVEIFTTCANLICAIDEVAKGAANTLIFPVVQQFTEAFIQALQIPDGPASDSGLKMEVLKAVTALVKNFPKPMVSSMQQILPIVWNTLTESASFYVRTEVNYTEEVDDPVDSDGEVLGFENLVFSIFEFVHTLLENKKFKSTVKKALPELIYYIILYMQITEDQIKVWTANPQQFVEDEDDDTFSYSVRISSQDLLLAVAAEFQNESAAALSAAATRHLQEAEQAKNTGSEHWWKVHEACMLALGSVKTIITENVKNGRVQFDMHGFLANVILADLNLPAASPFLLGRALWAASRFTATMSPELIQQFLQATVSGLHESQPPSVRISAVRAIWGYCDQLKLSESTHVLQPFLPSILEGLVQLAAQFSSEVLTLVMETLCIVCTVDPAFTMSAENKICPLTIAIFLKYSNDPVVASLAQDIFKELAQIEACQGPMQMRLIPTLASIMQAPPDKIPSGLCATSIDILTTVVRNTKPPLSDMLVCQAFPAVAQCTLRTDDNTTMQNGGECLRAYVSVALEQIAQWQDDHGHSGLWYVMQVVSQLLDPRTSEFTAAFVGRLVSTLITRAGTQLADQLDQILRAILSKMQQAETLSVMQSLIMVFAHLVHSQLEPLLEFLCSLPGPTGKPALEFVMAEWMSRQHLFYGQYEGKVSAVALCKLLQHGLNTNDKRLQDIVVKGDEIFNTDEGICTRSKSAKNPQRWTNIPLLVKIFKLIVNELSSVVEANANRANPADWSQDSGGMWDDVVEDEDDDDEEDEGLAGQLLSDLIASNKYDDDYYEDDDEEDPDALKDPIYQIDLQAYLTDFLTQFAQQPCYSMFSSHLNEVERRALQSIGI; translated from the exons ATGGCGGGTATGGGCGCCTCGGGTCCCGGCCCGGTTTCGACTTTCGACCAGGTGGATAAAGGACTGAAGGAGACGCTCATAGACGCGTTGAACGCCATCCTGTCACCGGTGCAAGAAGTGCGCGCTGCAGCGGAGGAGCGTATCAAAGTGCTGGAAGTGACGGAGG AGTTTGGAGTTCACCTTGCAGAGCTTACTGTTGATCCACATGGAGCACTCGCTATACGCCAA CTGGCCTCTGTCATTCTGAAGCAGTATGTGGAGACCCACTGGTGTGCCCAGTCTGAAAAATACAGGCCCCCTGAGACTACTGAATGG GCCAAAGCTGCGATTCGTGAGCTGCTTCCAAGCGGCCTGCGGGAGGCCATCAGTAAGGTGCGCTCCAGTGTGGCCTACGCCTTATCTGCTATAGCACACTGGGACTGGCCTGAGGCTTGGCCTGGGCTTTTTAAGCTTCTTATGGACATGCTGGCCAGTGGGGATGTTAATGCTGTACATGGCGCCATGAGGGTCCTTACAG AGTTTACCCGAGAGGTGACGGATGTACAGATGCCAGATGTTGCACCTGTCATTTTGCCTCAAATGTACAAGATTTTTACCATGGCAGag GTTTATAGCATTCGCACCCGATCCAGAGCAGTTGAAATCTTTACCACTTGTGCCAATCTCATTTGTGCTATTGATGAAGTAGCAAAG GGTGCTGCGAATACTCTGATCTTCCCGGTTGTGCAACAGTTCACCGAGGCCTTCATACAGGCCCTGCAGATTCCAGATGGACCCGCTTCGGATAGTGGCCTGAAGATGGAAGTGCTGAAG GCAGTGACGGCTCTGGTGAAGAACTTCCCCAAACCAATGGTGTCCTCTATGCAACAGATTCTGCCTATTGTTTGGAATACGTTGACAGAGAGCGCCTCTTT TTATGTGAGAACTGAAGTCAACTACACAGAAGAAGTAGATGATCCAGTTGACTCGGACG GTGAGGTTCTTGGCTTTGAGAACCTGGTGTTTAGCATCTTTGAGTTTGTCCACACACTGCTGGAGAACAAGAAGTTCAAGAGCACGGTGAAGAAAGCTCTACCAGAGCTCATTTATTACATCATCCTCTACATGCAAATTACAGAGGATCAG ATCAAAGTTTGGACAGCCAATCCTCAGCAGTTTGTtgaggatgaggatgatgatACTTTCTCTTATTCGGTTCGGATATCATCACAGGATCTGTTGCTG GCTGTTGCTGCAGAATTTCAGAACGAGAGTGCTGCGGCTTTATCAGCTGCCGCAACACGGCACCTCCAGGAGGCAGAGCAAGCCAAGAACACAGGCAGTGAACACTG GTGGAAGGTTCATGAGGCTTGTATGCTGGCCCTGGGCTCGGTCAAGACCATCATCACGGAGAATGTAAAGAATGGTCGTGTGCAGTTCGATATGCATGGTTTCCTTGCCAATGTCATCCTTGCTGACCTCAACTTACCAG CAGCCTCACCATTCCTGTTGGGTCGGGCCTTATGGGCAGCCAGTCGATTCACTGCAACAATGTCCCCTGAGCTCATTCAGCAGTTCTTACAGGCTACTGTAAGCGGTCTGCATGAGAGCCAGCCACCCTCTGTTCGCATCTCTGCTGTGAGAGCTATTTgggg GTACTGTGATCAACTGAAGCTGTCTGAGAGTACCCACGTACTGCAGCCTTTCCTTCCAAGTATCCTGGAAGGGTTGGTGCAGCTTGCAGCTCAGTTCAGCTCTGAAGTTCTCACTTTAGTCATGGAGACCCTCTGTATTGTTTGCACAGTGGATCCAGCTTTCACTATGAGTGCCGAGAACAAGATCTGCCCTCTCACCATTGCCATCTTCCTTAAGTACAGTAATG ATCCTGTCGTAGCATCTTTAGCACAGGACATCTTCAAGGAGCTTGCCCAGATCGAAGCATGCCAAGGACCCATGCAAATGCGCCTCATTCCTACTCTTGCTAGTATTATGCAGGCACCACCTGATAAAATCCCATCTGGCCTTTGTGCT ACATCCATAGATATCCTAACTACAGTTGTTCGAAACACCAAACCCCCGCTGTCTGACATGCTTGTGTGCCAAGCTTTTCCTGCAGTGGCCCAGTGCACCCTACGTACAGATGACAACACCACAATGCAG AACGGCGGTGAATGCTTGAGGGCCTACGTTTCCGTGGCGCTGGAGCAGATTGCCCAGTGGCAGGATGATCATGGCCATAGTGGGCTCTGGTATGTCATGCAGGTTGTGAGTCAACTCCTTGACCCCCGCACATCTGAGTTCACGGCTGCTTTTGTAGGTCGCCTGGTGTCCACTCTCATCACCCGGGCAGGCACGCAGTTAGCCGACCAGTTGGACCAAATACTGCGTGCCATTCTCAGCAAAATGCAGCAGGCCGAGACCCTCAGTGTGATGCAG TCTCTGATCATGGTTTTCGCCCACCTGGTCCATTCCCAATTGGAGCCACTGCTGGAATTTCTTTGCAGTCTCCCAGGTCCCACAGGAAAACCTGCACTGGAATTTGTCATGGCTGAGTGGATGAGTCGCCAGCATCTGTTCTATGGCCAGTATGAAGGCAAAGTCAG TGCTGTTGCTTTGTGTAAACTACTCCAACACGGTCTCAATACAAATGACAAGCGACTCCAAGATATAGTCGTCAAAGGAGATGAAATTTTTAACACTGATGAGGGCATTTGCACACGTTCCAAATCAGCCAAGA ACCCGCAGCGGTGGACCAACATTCCTTTGCTGGTGAAGATCTTTAAACTCATTGTCAATGAACTATCTTCCGTAGTGGAGGCTAATGCAAATAGAGCAAATCCAGCAGACTGGAGCCAAG ATTCTGGGGGAATGTGGGATGATGTGGTAgaggatgaggatgatgatgatgaggaagatGAAGGGCTAGCAGGACAGCTTCTGTCTGATCTCATCGCCTCCAACAAATACG ATGATGATTATTATGAGGATGACGATGAAGAAGATCCAGATGCCCTAAAAGATCCCATATATCAAATTGATCTTCAG GCTTATCTGACCGATTTCCTAACCCAGTTTGCCCAGCAGCCTTGCTATAGCATGTTTTCAAGCCACTTGAATGAAGTAGAGAGAAGAGCCTTGCAGTCCATTGGTATTTGA